The Candidatus Limnocylindria bacterium genome includes a region encoding these proteins:
- a CDS encoding PfkB family carbohydrate kinase: MTVDAYVLGRVGADLYPLQLNTPLEEVRTFERFVGGFAGNVSTGLARLGVRTGIVSAVGDDGHGRFIRRFLEAEGIECASLHVHPTLRTALAFCEAWPPDDFPITFYRTPTCPDWELRATQLPEDLARARLLYASGTGLAREPSRATTLAALERCRQRAIFDLDWREVLWDDVRDYPELAWRAAEFASVVVGGASEFVAAALDPRDLLKRGPTFVVVKRGAAGATIVDARGSRDIPGVAVPVVNGLGAGDAFGAALGAALIAGRGADEAVRRANAAGAIVASRLSCSTAMPRASEIDALLGGATVVDGAVVAG, encoded by the coding sequence ATGACCGTCGACGCGTACGTCCTCGGCCGAGTCGGCGCGGATCTCTATCCGCTGCAGCTGAATACGCCGCTCGAAGAGGTGCGCACATTCGAACGTTTCGTCGGTGGATTCGCGGGGAACGTGTCGACCGGTCTCGCGCGGCTCGGCGTTCGAACGGGCATCGTGTCAGCCGTCGGAGACGACGGCCACGGCCGGTTCATCCGCCGCTTCCTCGAGGCGGAAGGCATCGAGTGCGCCTCGCTCCACGTGCACCCGACCCTGCGCACGGCACTCGCGTTCTGCGAGGCGTGGCCACCGGACGACTTCCCGATCACCTTCTATCGCACGCCGACATGCCCAGACTGGGAGCTGCGCGCCACGCAGCTTCCGGAAGATCTCGCGCGGGCGCGCCTGCTCTACGCGTCCGGGACCGGACTGGCGCGAGAGCCAAGCCGCGCGACGACGCTCGCGGCGCTCGAGCGCTGCCGCCAGCGCGCGATCTTCGATCTCGACTGGCGCGAAGTCCTCTGGGACGACGTGCGTGACTACCCGGAGCTCGCCTGGCGAGCCGCGGAGTTCGCATCGGTCGTGGTCGGAGGTGCGAGCGAGTTCGTCGCCGCCGCGCTGGATCCGCGCGATCTATTGAAGCGCGGTCCCACGTTCGTCGTCGTGAAGCGCGGCGCCGCCGGGGCGACGATCGTCGATGCGCGCGGCTCGCGCGATATCCCGGGCGTCGCCGTGCCGGTCGTGAACGGACTCGGCGCCGGCGATGCGTTCGGGGCTGCGCTCGGCGCGGCGCTGATCGCCGGCCGAGGTGCGGACGAGGCGGTGCGTCGTGCGAACGCGGCCGGTGCGATCGTGGCCTCGCGCCTCTCGTGCAGCACCGCGATGCCTCGGGCGTCGGAGATCGACGCGCTGCTGGGAGGCGCCACCGTGGTCGACGGTGCGGTCGTGGCCGGGTGA
- a CDS encoding Gfo/Idh/MocA family oxidoreductase, producing PCADLTLAELHFAGGAAATIETYRGAHYAYDIRAEIVCSEGTVCVGGFAQRSVEVLLPDGDRRDLFPGFLERFADAYFFELRDFLVGVRSRTPPRVSGQDGRRALAIALACDRACDDAREISP from the coding sequence CGCCTTGCGCTGACCTCACGCTCGCCGAGCTCCACTTCGCCGGGGGCGCCGCCGCGACGATCGAGACCTACCGCGGGGCGCACTATGCCTACGACATCCGCGCCGAGATCGTCTGCAGCGAGGGCACGGTCTGTGTCGGGGGCTTCGCGCAGCGCTCGGTGGAGGTACTCCTTCCCGACGGTGATCGTCGGGATCTCTTCCCGGGATTCCTCGAGCGCTTCGCCGACGCGTATTTCTTCGAGCTGCGCGACTTTCTCGTCGGCGTCCGCTCTCGCACCCCGCCGCGGGTGAGCGGCCAAGATGGCCGCCGGGCCCTCGCGATCGCGCTCGCGTGCGACCGCGCGTGCGACGACGCTCGCGAGATATCACCATGA